In the genome of Schistocerca gregaria isolate iqSchGreg1 chromosome 11, iqSchGreg1.2, whole genome shotgun sequence, one region contains:
- the LOC126295219 gene encoding uncharacterized protein LOC126295219 encodes MRKQWSREEIMELIQLYEANECLWNIKCSGYRDRTKKHKVGEEIGLKFSCSQEEVERKLHNLRNQAETSSQPVILWEVESTGASEQTTEVVTERQDIVEEPTREKSSRKRKHEESDDLLARAALKVLAKGVPDEYEIFGEYVASGLRTLRSDNVRRKLKNEIRKAIIRASDADEVSYTSASTS; translated from the exons ATGCGGAAACAATGGTCACGTGAAGAAATTATGGAACTAATACAACTTTACGAAGCAAACGAATGCTTGTGGAACATAAAATGTTCCGGTTATCGAGACAGGACGAAGAAACATAAGGTTGGGGAAGAAATAGGGCTGAAGTTTTCTTGTTCCcaagaagaagttgagaggaaactTCACAATTTAAGAAATCAG GCGGAGACAAGTTCACAGCCTGTAATATTATGGGAAGTCGAAAGCACTGGCGCTTCGGAACAGACTACCGAGGTCGTAACAGAGAGGCAGGACATTGTTGAAGAGCCGACCCGGGAGAAAAGTTCAAGAAAAAGGAAACATGAAGAAAGCGACGACCTGTTGGCAAGAGCTGCACTCAAAGTGTTAGCGAAAGGGGTACCTGACGAATATGAGATTTTTGGAGAGTATGTAGCCTCTGGATTACGCACACTGCGCTCTGATAATGtcagaagaaagctgaaaaatgAAATTAGGAAAGCTATAATCCGTGCATCTGACGCTGATGAAGTGTCATACACGAGCGCTAGCACTTCCTGA